From Enhydrobacter sp., the proteins below share one genomic window:
- a CDS encoding type IV secretion system DNA-binding domain-containing protein: protein MSSKIPPPRPASVFTPFLRRFTDERARDLDETVALYREVRAAHEASNYSHENIVSVVSAVVAERVGEAVELPDSVPLAEALDRCQQEVLGLETTLFTFPEIDWSTEVLSLREQVDLSRFLRAKQHFLANHERVVEVLVDSLADLFGGLIRALPRTGKEGATALFTVPLLSVLEDVGKAVDRIVGTAHDRELAELGLCVELRARLYDNVCRASGVAPDDDKSRKPLIMAVDSDLPPQELVETYLRGTPFLDLFLMPVPFALPDEVRVEHMHVVAGSGHGKTQLLQHLIAHDLQRPAPPSLIVIDSQGEMLRKIQRLAVFADNPDRLVIVDPEQYSPALNMFDTANARAARYSALHREQLQAGIVELYNYIFASIAAEMTSRQSTAFAFVSRLMLAIPGATIHTLRELMEDPASTIEQSRFKDYVPALEPTAQAYFQNQFFTKRYADLRQQIARRLYGVLSVPAFDRMFSAQENRLDMFDAMQSGKVVLVNTSKALLKADASALFGRYMIALVIRAVYERVAAKDRHPTYLVVDEASEYFDDNIQLLLEQARKFNVGLVLAHQHLDQLSVSLRSAISANTAIKLAGGVNDRDARALAPGMRTTGEFISSIRKRRASTEFACYVRNSTESALRLAVPFGTLEGLPRMSAEEERVLVERNRGRYGTWPMETSSAAVPVETPSSPPVPDAPPTEEHADDWRS from the coding sequence TTGAGTTCTAAGATACCGCCGCCGCGGCCGGCCTCGGTCTTCACCCCGTTCCTCCGGCGGTTCACCGACGAGCGCGCCCGCGACCTGGACGAGACCGTCGCGCTGTACCGGGAGGTGCGGGCGGCACACGAGGCGTCCAACTACAGCCATGAGAACATCGTCTCGGTCGTGAGCGCGGTCGTCGCCGAGCGGGTCGGCGAAGCCGTCGAGCTGCCGGACTCGGTGCCGCTCGCCGAGGCGCTCGACCGGTGCCAGCAAGAGGTACTTGGCCTGGAGACGACGCTCTTCACCTTCCCGGAGATCGACTGGAGCACGGAGGTGTTGTCGCTGCGCGAGCAGGTCGACCTCAGTCGCTTCCTGCGTGCCAAGCAGCACTTCCTGGCCAACCACGAACGGGTGGTGGAGGTACTCGTCGACAGCCTGGCCGATCTGTTCGGCGGGCTGATCCGGGCGCTGCCCCGAACCGGGAAGGAGGGGGCGACTGCCCTGTTCACCGTGCCGCTGCTGTCGGTCCTGGAGGATGTCGGCAAAGCCGTGGACAGGATCGTCGGCACGGCGCACGACCGGGAGCTTGCCGAGCTGGGCCTTTGTGTCGAGCTGCGGGCCCGACTCTACGACAACGTTTGCCGCGCCTCGGGCGTCGCCCCGGACGACGACAAGTCGCGCAAGCCGCTGATCATGGCCGTCGACTCGGACCTGCCGCCGCAGGAGCTGGTCGAGACGTATCTGCGTGGAACGCCGTTTCTCGACCTCTTCCTCATGCCCGTGCCGTTCGCCCTGCCCGACGAGGTCCGCGTCGAGCACATGCACGTCGTGGCCGGCTCCGGCCACGGCAAGACGCAGCTCCTGCAGCATCTCATCGCCCACGATCTCCAGCGACCCGCTCCCCCGTCGCTGATCGTCATCGACAGCCAGGGCGAGATGCTGCGCAAGATCCAGCGGCTCGCCGTCTTCGCCGACAACCCCGACCGGCTGGTGATCGTCGACCCGGAGCAGTATTCCCCGGCGCTCAACATGTTCGACACGGCGAACGCGCGGGCTGCGCGCTACTCGGCCCTGCACCGCGAGCAGCTCCAGGCAGGCATCGTCGAGCTCTACAACTACATCTTCGCCTCGATCGCCGCCGAGATGACGAGCCGGCAGAGCACGGCGTTCGCGTTCGTATCGCGGCTGATGCTGGCGATCCCCGGCGCCACCATCCACACCCTGCGCGAACTGATGGAAGACCCCGCCTCCACCATCGAGCAGAGCCGCTTCAAGGACTACGTCCCGGCGCTGGAGCCGACCGCGCAGGCGTATTTCCAGAACCAGTTCTTCACCAAGCGCTATGCCGACCTGCGCCAGCAGATCGCCCGGCGGCTCTACGGCGTCCTGTCGGTCCCGGCGTTCGACCGCATGTTCTCGGCCCAGGAGAACCGCCTCGACATGTTCGACGCCATGCAGTCCGGCAAGGTGGTGCTGGTCAATACCAGCAAGGCGCTCCTGAAAGCCGACGCCTCGGCGCTGTTCGGCCGCTACATGATCGCCCTCGTGATCCGCGCCGTCTACGAGCGCGTCGCGGCCAAGGACCGCCACCCCACCTACCTCGTCGTCGACGAGGCGTCGGAGTATTTCGACGACAACATCCAGCTCCTCCTCGAGCAGGCGCGGAAGTTCAACGTCGGGCTGGTGCTCGCGCACCAACACCTCGACCAGCTCTCCGTCTCGCTGCGCAGCGCCATCAGCGCCAACACGGCGATCAAGCTGGCGGGCGGCGTCAACGACCGCGATGCGCGGGCGCTCGCGCCCGGCATGCGCACGACGGGCGAGTTCATCTCGTCCATCAGGAAGCGCCGCGCGTCGACCGAGTTCGCCTGCTACGTCCGCAACAGCACCGAGAGCGCGCTGCGGCTCGCCGTGCCGTTCGGGACGCTCGAAGGTCTGCCGCGCATGAGCGCCGAGGAGGAGCGGGTGCTGGTGGAGCGCAATCGCGGACGGTACGGCACGTGGCCCATGGAGACGTCGTCCGCGGCGGTCCCGGTCGAGACGCCGTCATCGCCACCGGTGCCGGATGCGCCTCCTACCGAAGAGCACGCGGACGACTGGCGGTCTTAG
- a CDS encoding replication-relaxation family protein, giving the protein MEVEAQPKPQRLPRFRRAAVPPAFRLTEDDVRIVRLVARYRFVQSTHIASLVGRSLDRTNDRLRLLFHAGYLDRPRAQLDYYPSTGSAPMVYALADKGARLLAQDDPAKGGTEWSRRNREAGRPFIEHQLGVMDFQVALQLGVQRQPDLELISAEELIASFPSTPSAKRNPFALHARLPQSGLLHAVAVIPDLAFGLRFRDGSRRCFMVEIDRGTMPVSRTDIRQTSIDRKLRSYLAAYAERQHEKRFGWKTFRVLFVVPDEGRLEAMTEVARSDSALSGVGGSLFLFAALGALQKVDPIGCGWRSGGRTVWLHR; this is encoded by the coding sequence ATGGAAGTCGAAGCCCAGCCTAAGCCGCAGAGGTTGCCGCGGTTCCGTCGGGCCGCCGTGCCGCCGGCGTTCCGGCTGACGGAGGACGACGTCCGGATCGTGCGCCTGGTGGCGCGCTATCGCTTCGTGCAGTCGACGCACATCGCGTCGCTGGTCGGACGCTCGCTCGACCGGACGAACGACCGTCTCCGGCTCCTCTTCCATGCCGGCTACCTCGACCGGCCGCGGGCGCAGCTCGACTACTACCCGAGCACGGGCTCGGCGCCGATGGTCTACGCGCTCGCGGACAAGGGCGCGCGCCTCCTGGCGCAGGACGACCCGGCGAAGGGCGGCACGGAATGGAGCCGCAGGAATCGCGAGGCTGGGCGGCCGTTCATCGAGCACCAGCTCGGGGTGATGGATTTCCAGGTGGCCTTGCAGCTCGGCGTCCAACGGCAGCCGGACCTCGAGCTCATCAGCGCCGAGGAGCTGATCGCCTCGTTTCCGAGCACGCCGTCCGCCAAACGCAATCCGTTCGCGCTGCACGCAAGGTTGCCCCAGAGCGGGTTGTTGCATGCCGTCGCGGTCATACCCGATCTGGCCTTCGGCCTCCGCTTCCGCGACGGCTCACGCCGCTGCTTCATGGTGGAAATCGATCGGGGCACGATGCCGGTCAGCCGAACTGACATTCGACAGACCAGCATCGACAGAAAACTCAGGTCGTATCTGGCGGCCTATGCGGAGCGGCAGCACGAGAAGCGCTTCGGCTGGAAGACGTTCCGCGTGCTCTTCGTTGTCCCGGACGAAGGCCGCCTGGAAGCCATGACGGAAGTCGCGAGGTCCGATTCGGCGCTGAGCGGCGTCGGCGGCTCGCTGTTCCTCTTCGCTGCGCTCGGCGCCCTCCAGAAGGTCGATCCGATTGGATGCGGATGGCGGAGCGGAGGGCGGACGGTCTGGCTGCACCGATAA